One Hippopotamus amphibius kiboko isolate mHipAmp2 chromosome 12, mHipAmp2.hap2, whole genome shotgun sequence genomic window, TACAACGAAGCCTCAACCTGTTGTTTTCCCCACACCTCTGTCTTCTGGCTTGAAAGGCTGGCACATGAATGCATGCAAAATTCTACCCGCTGTTAAAATGCATCAAACCCACACTACTGGCTCAGCCCCTCACCTCCGGCAGGCAGGATGCTGGGCGCTGGCGTTTGGCGGGAGGACAGTAAAAGACAAGGAAGAAGTAGGTAGGTAGCTAGACTCCCTGCCCTCAACAACCGCGGACCgcaaaggagaaagaaggcaCCGAGTCTGGAAGGTTATATAAGAACACAAGAAGAAACGTCACAAGCACACAATGCACAAGCAGTTCCAAAAGATCTTGTTTCTCCATAGTTGATCTTTGCTCTTTGCAGACACCCCGCATCCATCACACACCACTCCTATCCTTTGTAACTGCAACTTAATTTCTCCTGGGGGACTTGCCTCTCTCCTGGTGTGTTTGTCTCTGTAAAGCAAAGTGCCCATCGGTTCCCAAGTGACGGGGAGACAGATGACTTGAGTTAGACCAGAAAGACGGTCTCCTGGACGCTGGAAACGGCACAGTGAGTCTAAAGAACAGCTCACAGTTATCCTTTCAGTGAATATTCACggagcacctgctctgtggcAGACACTGTCCTGGACTGAGGGTGCACAGGGAAGGGACAGATGGACTCCTGCCCTCGGGGACCTGATACTGCCACGTGGGAGGCAGGTGACacagagataaacaaaatgaCATGCCATCTGCCACCAGGCAGTAAGTATTgtgaagagagaggaggagggggaggagggggaggaggaggtacAAGAAGGGAGTATGAATCAGCAGGCCATCATTTCCGAAGGAGTTTTAGGGACACCCTCCTGCAGGGGCCGTGGTCTGCTCTTCACTCCTCTTTTCGCTGCCTGTGGAGGCTCGTGGGTGGTTCCAACCCCCTAAGTCAGGGGCAGCACACGTTGTCAGGAAAGGGCCAGGTGGTGACTACTTTCAGCTCTGGGCGGCCTGTAGCCTCTGTCAGAACTCTGCCTTCGTGAACGCAGCTGTGGGCAAGGCGTCAGTGGATGGCGGCAGCTCTGTTCCGGtaatactttatttacaaaacagatggCGCCTAGGGTCTGGCCTGCAGGCCGGAGTCTGCACACTTCGGCTCCTGATCTCAGGATCTGTGCTGACGGCTGACTTTCTCAGGGTCAGTCCTCCACCTGCAGCTCCTGTTACTGTCGTGCAGCCCCTCGTGTCTTCAAATAAACCAGTCTCCCATGGCACGGCAGCCGCCTCTTGCTTGCAACCAAGTGAACCTAATGGATCTAGAAGGAGCATCTCAAATGAGGAGGCACAGGCACTAAACCTGCGTTACTAACAAGCCGCAGGAGACACGAGGAGCAACGTGGTGTCACCCAGTCCTATCGCCACGTTTTACAGACTGTTAAACTGGGCATCAGAAGGGGAGAGAAGCCTGCCTGAGAACACCTACCAAATTCAAAACAAGGGTCAGAACTCAGGTCTATTGCTTCCTTACGTCAGTACCCTTATCTTGGGTCCCTTTCAACTGGAAATAACAGAAAACCCAAccaaccttaattttttttttttcaactgaaacaatatttttatttgaggCATAAAAGCACACGGGTTTCTGTCACATAGGATGAGAATGGCTTTAGGGTTCTAGTTTCTACGATAAGACCTTGTTTATCTTTGTCAGAGTTTCTATCACAGCTTCTTGGGAAATGAATCAGAAAGGCAGCAAGACACAGCCTGGAAAGAAAATCATTACTGTTGCTGCGAAGTTGtaaagaaagggaagaacttaTTCAAATTAGTGTACATGTCGCAGAGCCCCAAGGAGGACAAGAGTGGTGTGGGGGAAAACAGTCTACGTTTCTAGTCTTGGCAGTGATGCTGGCCTCTCCTTCCACAGCAAGGATTTGCCCCGAAATGGAAGCAGTGGGGTCGacttggccattctgactgcacCAACAACTCGGGGCTACCCTGTTCCCTCTCTGGATCCCCAGTTCcgtccttccctttccccagaaGAGCTCAGAGAGGAAGGGCAGGGTCTATGTCATGGACACTGCTACTTACTCGATGAAGCTGCCCAGGTTTATGTCCCGTTCTGAAAGGCCCGCACACTCATGAGTGCTCAGGGTGATGTGGACCTTGTTGTACATGTTAAACCATTCAGGATGGTGGTCCAATTTCTCAGCCTGCAGGGCCACTCTCGTCATGAAGCCAAAAGCCCGACTGAAATCTCCACTCTCGTCATGAAGCCAAAAGCCCGACTGAAATCTTTAAAATGGAACTGCTCGAAGATGGCATCCCGTCCTTCCAGCTCGTTCCACCCCACGGCCCGCAGGTTCGGCAGCAGCTGCTCCCACTCCTCAGCACTTAGCCCGTGTGCTTTGCCAGCCATGGCGGGCGCGGGCACAGACGCGGGCAACAGCAGGTGGCGGCAGCGCGGGCGAGTGGGGCGCCGGGCGCACAGGGAAGCCATGGCGCGGggcccttaatttttaaaaagggggttaATTTTACCTACATTACAAGAAGTCTGAGAAGGTGGCCACTACATCATTTCAGGGATCTAATGATGTCGGGTCTAGGGTCTCCACAATTTCTCTTGGCCTTCCTTCATGAGTACAAaatggctgccacagctccagaCATTACATGGATGTTCAAGgcaaaagggagaaggaaaggggagcaTCTAAATAAATCCTTTCTCTCCCCAAAGCCAGACTTTTTCAGCAACCACCCAGAACATTTGTGCTTTTATATGGCCACTCCTAAATACTTAGGATGCTGAGAAAGTGGATATTTCACTTTTCAGCCTCTAAAGTGGAGacaaaaaagggagaaggggGTTAGGAATGGATATTAGATTTGTCAACATGAAGCatcagtctcagtttcctttccaCAACGTGAGTCAGTTCGACAAATACAAAATTATGGACTGCTCCCTGCAAGGGTGGTGCTGATTCAGAAACACCAGCAGGTGGTCCTTATCTGTAAGACAGGGGCTCCAAAATCTAGTGGATCAGATACTTCACTTAGGGAACTCCGTAAAATACATGTTTCCAGATTTCACTCGAAAGCTATAGGATCAAAATTCTAGAAACAGGGCCCAGGAGTCTGTATTTAAATGAAATCTTCCATCATAAATTTAAAGTTGTCCCTCCAGTCCCAGTCTCTAGCcctctctttccatctttttcacGGCTGCATTTTAGAAAGTCTATACCTTGTCAAAATTCCCCAAGTAATTGTGAGAATCAGCCAAGAGTGGGGAAGATAGGCGGCCCGGCATTACCAGTGGTGCTAGACACACCTCGATATAGTAGCAAGGTCAGCTGTCTGGATAcccaccaggcactgtgcaaagcaCTGGACACAGCTTCACCCATGTGACCCTCTCAATAACCCCATAAGGTAGGATTTTGATCCAAACCCCTCCTATAGATGTGGACACAGAGTCTTGCAAAAGTACAGGAGAACCCACCATGGAATCCACCCTTGGTAGATGCTTGGTAACCACGTGTGAACTGAAGCAAAAGTAATTTTGAAATCTACCTAAAAGTTAATTTGTTCTCCTTAACCAAATTCCTgctatcttttccttttaatttctttccccGTAGCTCTACCATGAAAGTTGAGCCAGGTAAAAGACCCCATTTATAAGATTAAATAAGAACTCCACTGAATCGTGCTATCCTGTGCTGATTGTAAAGGCGGATATAAAGGATGTAGATTTCCAAAACTCAGCACTCATTCTGAATATTGATTATGTGACAGGTACTGGAATACATAATTTCTAAAGCCTTCTCTGCTCTCAGGGCCTCCGAGTCAACTatgggttttcaaacaaaggtgagCAGGGGTGGGGACAGTATACACAGGTGATTATAATACAGTGACAGGAGAGCCAAGAGGTAGCTTTGCAAAGTGTCACGGCAGCAACCAGGGATAAGATGCCAGGTGGGGTCGGTGAAAGCCTCACGGGGATGATTCTGCAGAGCTGAAGGGCGATTAAGTGCTTGCAAGGTGATCCGAAAGGGATAAAAACATCccgagaaatgaaagaaatatttgcaaaactcaGACTCACAGAAACATAGAGCATGTTCAACCACAAGTAGCCAGAGGTTTGGGTGGACTCACCCCTACTCACCACGTCCAGGCCCCTGGCAGGCATTCCTAATCGACCACGGCCTGGGCCCCAGGGAGCTCCTTCTCCAGATGGGGCTCCAGGCAGCCTCCACCACAAGAGCTGGaaccagagaggagaggaagcaaggGCCACGTTGTGGAGTGAGGGCAGGGGGGAGACTCTGCTGAAGCAGAAGGGTGGTTAGCGTCCTTCAGTACTTGGGAAACTCGCTGGGGTCAGTGGAGAGAATACCTTAAAGTAAGGGGGAGGGGaaacaggggagggagaggacaggGAGGACAAGCAGAGAGGGACTCCTATGAGCCAGACCATCCTGATGAGAGCTGTCGGGGAAGGGACACTGCAGAGATGGAAGCTGACCCAGGAGACACTTCACAGGTGGAAAGCGAAGGATCTGGAGTGACTGAAAAAGGGGGAGGGCTCAGACAAGGAGGCCTGTAACTGAGGCAGTGAACACAAAGAAGGGGCAGGTTTGAGTCCATGTCTCCCAGCCTCCATCCCAGCCTTAGAGGCAGAGCAAGGCAAAAGCTGGGCAACTCCTAGCCACTTGACCTTGCGCAGAATCAGAGGTGCAGgagaacacaggctctggagtaGGGGTGTCTGGGTGCCAACCCCAGCCTGGCTGTGAGATCTTGTCAAGGCCGCCCAACTCCCCAGCGCTGAGTGCAGATGGGGCTGTTGGTGTGCCGAGTAAACAAGAAACCATGTCAAGCATCCATGATGCGTAGCCCACAAACAAGGAGGGACATTGCCATCATAGTCCTTCTGTAGCAGAAATCGatccgtcgagaaaccaagcaccacacttggagggttggagaactcaggtttattgagccggcggacccagaagagctaacgctccaaaattccgGGCCccattccaggtgaattctctcctcaTATAGGTTAAggcacatagctacagttggcattaattgattggctacagttggcattgaTTGACtacagtttccataggttacaggtgattacagagcacgggagttgctaggggttacatgcaaagggttttcaaacaaaggtgagcaggggcaggaacagaacagTCCATACTTATCTGGTCaccttttaggttccagttgattgttaaagtattttctcCTCACtgtagtgcagcaagcaggttttagagaagcagagcaggcagaaaGCTATTTTCTAGCTGGGTATGAACTCCAGATTCTCCTCATCACTACCCATTCAATCTTCTGGCTTTGCCACCAGGCTGCCTCCAACATCTTGCTACCTGGGTTCACCCCTACCCCATCGCTTCCTGCTTTGCTGACCTCCTGCCTCCAGAACCTGGGGTTTGCTTCTGGCTAAGATTCAACATTTACAGAGTCCTTTGTCTTGAACTTCTGGCTCCCAGGACATCACTTTGCTCCTGACCTCCCACCATGCTGGGGCATGACCTCAAGCCCTCCACTCCCTGACACAGGCCCAGGGTCCTCCAGTGGGGCCAGACCCCTGTACCCAGCCTGGGATCACTGTAGCTCACATTCTAGCACGGTGCTCCAAGATCAAGTCTTTTAAGTTTCCACCTCTGCCATCCATTACCTTGTACTGAAAACACTTCTGGAACACAGGCCCACTCCAGACACACGTGCAGGGGCCTCTTAGCCACCATCAACTCTGCAAACACCAGCTCTCCCACCCCAACTTCACATCTGTCAGATTTTCTGACTTTCCTTTAAGACATGCAGAAATATTAAGTATCACATTTTCATGGTTACCCAGAGAGTCTGCTTTCTTATGCATACATTAAGGctacagtaacaacaaaaatccTCTCTTTCCGGTGGAATGAGCAACTTACACAAAGAAACATGTTAACTTTCAACAGTGCCTCTCAGCTGACACACACAGAGCCTACTTCTGATTGTCATGGACAGGAGGAGCTGCAGAGACAGGAGAAGGCTGGGGTCACCCATTTAGAGAGAGACATGCAGGAAAAAGGCAGACTGCTTGGGAGTGCTCCTCTGGCTGGGTTTATTACTCCTAAATTATTCAGAGTCTTGACTGGGATTCATCAAGGTTGCTGCATCCCTGAACCTTTTGTACTGAGAGGACCTGGTGGtgcatttcatttctaaaagcaTGCATGAAATAAATTCTCTAACAGCAAAGCATCCTCTGCTGACCCCCCAGtgcctgcctcctctctctcatCCTCGGCGGAAAAGCAGGGCTCATCAGGGCTCTGAATCCTGAACCCGCAGCGAGGCCTGGTGCTTGCTTCAAGCTGGACAAGGGTGACCGAAGGCACAAATGGGCCACTGTGCATCACACTGACCGTCCTTGCTTTGCGTTTGCTGCCGACACGCGCGTCCCGACCCCGAGCATGTTCTGAGCCGTGTCCCGTCTAGGGAGCCTGACTGCCCACAGCCCCCACCTGCTTCTCTCCCCGACTCCCGCCTGGGTGGAGAGAGAGGCACTCTGGCTCGTCACCAACTAGGGTCTGTCACCCAGGACCTCGAGGAGACCCACCCAGAAGCCTGGGAATATGTTCCTAAGGGCCAAGGCCATCTTCCTCACAGGACACTCCGTCCCGTTCCGACACACTGAATCTCCTGGGATTTAAGTGCCAGTGTGAGCAGGTAAATGCCACCCGGAACACTTAATTCTGCAAGATTATCATAGAGGTTCCCATCTGTTCCCTTGAGATCAAGAGGATTCTTTCTTTCAGGAGGaagcacattttttaaagcattaagcTGAAACCTAAACTGTTTCTCCTCCCAAAATACACTAAGTGGATGCATATCGTTGGAAATTCTCAAAGACTTATTTTCAAAGGGTGAAATTCTAAAGATCTCAAAAAAGATGGTCAAatagaatcttttcttttttccttctgaagaacAGTGGATCACAAAGTTATCTGAGTTTTACAGCCAGGAAGGTGAGGAAACATAGGTCTGGGCACAAACATTAAAAACCCTGCAGCCCGCCTGTGTGCGCAgcttaattcctttttgttttgtaattacgATGCTTCCCGGGGGCAGGAGAGGCCCAGAGCGGGGCAACAGCGCCATCTGTAGGAGAAACTTCACAGCCCACGTCCGCCCAACCCCAGGCACCCCTCACCACCTCCCTGGAAAAGCCAATGCAGGACCCCTTCAACGAAAGAATAATGGGTAGTGATGATGTTGGAGGGAAAGTCAGCGAGATCTATCAGATTTTTAATTGCCCAGTCACTTTGATCTAGCAATTACTCCAATTCTAGGGGTTTATCCTGTATAAATATCAGCTCATATGCAGAGATAAAAGtccaatattcactgcagtatTCGTTTCATATTGAAATATAAACGCAATCTAAATACTTATTAATAGGGACCAGTTAAATAATTAGGGCCCTCCCTAATTAACaggaactggttaaataaatcagAGCATAGACTTCACAAAGAACGAGGGAACTACGCAAGGACGGGTTTCCACAGCAAAATGCCAAGCTGCAAAAAGCCATTTTGCCAACATTCTGTAGAATGTGGCCTTTTGGCAAGGATATACTTTCATATAAAGCGTTACACTTAAAACTGAACTGTTAGCCCATACATAGAAACACCTGGAAGAACACATTCCTAACCATGGCTCTCCTGGGGGGCGGAGGAAGGAGTCTCACTTCGCACATCTCTgtatgaactgaattgtgtcgCAAACAGGTGCTGATTTTGGATTTACCGTGCATGTTGGTCCAGGACATTCTCAAGTCCTCGTGAGGACCTCTGGAAGGCAGGCTTTCCGAGCCCTGCAGGTCTGAGACCTCTTCATTTCACCCCCGCCCTTGAAGGCCATGGTGGCTGAGCACGGGATTGGAGGTGCAAGAGCTTCCTGGGATGTGAGGAGACGTCCCCCATCGTCTCCCGGCATCTGATACCGGCAGTGACAAGTCGAATGCCCCTCTGAATTGTGCTCCTTAGCAGGAAACACCATCCTTCTTCCCAGACGCTCCCGGCATTCAGCGCACCCCCGGCTTCCCGAGGTGTCGGCCGGTGGGCCTTCTCCAGCAACCTGTGCAGTGGGTCCTCTCGCGAGGAAGACTCGTGTCTTTTTGCTACTCTGAGAAGCTCccatttctttccttgtgttttctgtttgttgtctGCTGTTTAACATTTCCTTCTCTGCAGTgcccctttcctctttttccgGGCTCTTTAACTCCGTGTCAAATGTGTAGGGGCACCCTCCACACCCCTTCGCTTTTCTCTCACTGCCGTGCCCGTCCTTGCTCTGCGGCCCAGGGAGGGAGCTTCCTGTGTTGAAAACAGTACTCTGGCCAGGCAGTCACACGGCAGACTCGAGATCTCTCTGAGCCCCTCAGAGTGCCCTTAGgttccttctcttcccctttgCTGCATTACCCCCGTTTCTCAAGGCTTTGATCCTCCCCTTGTCGCATCTGGAGTCAAGCATGCCTGGTGCTACCTCTCCTCGGGTGTTTGCGGACTTGGGACTATTTGAGTACCTTTCTGGGACACTCTCCCTCCCCAGTGTCTGAGCTCCTGCAAGGCCTCTCACTCCCTGGCCTTGTGACCCGAGAGCCCTCACCAACTGCTCTGACCTCAGGAGACGCCTGCCAACGTAACACAGTaagaagaggggaagggactcCTCGCTAATTAATTAAAGACCCCCCAATCAGTCCCCAtgagcctcccctccccacgcccctGCACCTCGGATCTGTAACTCAGAACTCAGGATCTTCTGCGTATTTTCACCCTCTCAGCTCCCTTCCCTGTGTTGGCTCTAGTTTCGTTTCCCTATGAGGCTGATTCTATTTGCTTTCTACCTTTCAACACTTTCTGGCCCTCTGCTGTCACTtaattctgtgtgtttttttttttttaaattattatctttTTGGTCTTCCCGTAAGATATGGGATGGGATTTGACATGTAAGAAAAATAAGGACCCCAGCGTAAGGAAGGTGAGAAAACGTACAAAGTAGTCATCGCTGACCGCACAGTGCACCGTCGCTGGTCAGCTTCCCCCAGTGGGGTTAAAGGACACGGACGGACCGTTCCATGGAGTCACTCAGCTTAACTCTGCTTCTTGGCATTATTGAATTTGGGAAAATAAGTTACTctcaataaatacaaatgataaaTGTCAGGTCATAAAACCTTTTTTATATCAAATTTGGCAATAAACTTCACGAGTCAAaagaaatatactcaaaatgaaCCAATTAatctttttcctctattttttttctctttcttcagcaATAAATAGAGAAGACTGTCTGGATACTAAGTTTATAAAGCCCTGCTGACCAAAGTATCTAAAAACCTAAGTCCTCTTCTTTCTTGTTACCACAACCCGAGGTATCCTCCATGTTAAACCTAAACGGTGGGTT contains:
- the LOC130833562 gene encoding pterin-4-alpha-carbinolamine dehydratase-like; translated protein: MTRVALQAEKLDHHPEWFNMYNKVHITLSTHECAGLSERDINLGSFIE